ACGAGCAGCTCAGTTCATCCAGCAAGCTGAAGCTCTTCCTGCCTTCGTTGAACTCGGGCCAAGCCAATGGATGTACGTAGGGGTGCGGACTTCGAAAACCACGACCACTGATCCGGCAGTGATCGCTAGCGAAGCGGCCCACGCTTCTCGAACAGACGTGGTGCGGGTTCTTTATCTTAAGCAGGTTAGCCGATAAGGCTTGCCGTCAATCCAATCGCCCATCACACTCCGGTATCGTAGACTTGAGCGTTCCGCTGACTGCCATTGACAGCGCGTTCGGAAATCCTCCAGTTTTGTCGGCGAGAATTTCCAACACCGCGGGAGAAAGATCGTGGCGATCATCGCCGTTGCCACCACGAAGGGCGGCTCCGGGAAGAGCACGCTTGCCGCATGCCTCTCCGCGTATTGGGCCGAGAGCGGCGTTACTGTGCAGACCCTCGACACCGATCCCAACCGTAACCTGCTCGCCCGTCTCGATGGCTCAGGAATTCCATGCCTAGGCGTAGACGAGGAGGCAATTCTCATGGCTGTCGCCGCTGCAGCCAAGGAAGTAGAAATCGTGATCGTGGACGTTGCCGGCGCCCTCGCCCGCGGCATGCTCTACGCCGTCTCGGCCGCTGACATTGTCCTCATCCCCTGTCGCCCCGACCGTAACGACGTGGTAGAGGCTGTGCGGACCCAGGAAGTGATTCGGCAAGCCGAGGTTATGACCAGACGCTCGATTCCTCATTCCGCCCTGCTCACCCAGGTGAACTCGCGCGCCCAAGTGACAGGCCAGACCAGAACTCAGCTTGATGCTCTTGGTATCCCCTACTTCGGGGTCAACATGCCAGCTCGTACTGCTTACCAGCAAGCCTCATATACCGGCGCCCCACTCGCAGATACAGCCGTTCAGAAGGACATAGCAGCCATTGCTGCCGCTGTCACCGAACTGATGGAGCGTGGCAATGCCTAAGAAGGATCTTATGAAGGGCGTCGAGGTAGTACACAAGCTGCCGGGGAGGAAGCCGAAGCCGGCAATGCGCGCCATTGATCCAGATGAAATCCGCCGGCAGGTCGCCCCATTCGCCGACCGGTTGCCAAGTCAAACCGCCCCAACCGCTGTCACCTCCACTACGGACAAGCCTCTCAGAGGTGAGGTGCTACCGCCGGTACCGCAATCCCTTGACGAGTTCGATGCAGCGATCTCGGAGGAACTGGTCCGTGCACGCAAAAGCTACTTGCGAATCGGTGAGTTGCTCTCAGTTGCCGACGAGACCCTGCAGCCTGAGCAGCGGGCCGAGCTGGTCAAGCGGCTCGGCGCCCGGTTCGACCTAAAGAAATCAGCGTTGACGCAGATGATGAAGGCGTTTCGTGCCATTCGCTCGGGACGGATTCCCGAAGTCGTAGCGTCGGCGGGCTACACTGCCGTGTACACCCTTGCCAACCTGGACGACGAAAGCCGCGAGAAGGCGAAGAGCGCGGGCCTCTTCCGGTCCGGGGTGCGGCAGGCGGATGTCCGAGCCTTCGTACAGGAGCTCAAGGCGCCGAGAAACGACAAGGGAAAAAAGGAGGCCTTGGAAGCCGAGCTTGAGAGGCTGTTGGCTCGTGTCGAGAAAGTGCGGGCAGAGCTGGCGCAGTTTAGTTGACTAAACCGGCTAGCGTGGAAAACCTTTCCTTCCCCATCGTTCCTGAAGACCCGGTTTGCCGATGAACGCTGAGACCGAGCGATCATGCAGTGTGTCCTGCCCCTAGTACCGCATCGTTTCTCGGCCGACAACACCACCCCGGGCCGCCTTGATCCATTCCACTATTCGCACGCCTATGGAAAGCGGAAGCACAGTCACACCATCCGCCGAATGACCCAGTGAAAATTGCGGCATCTGAGGTAGGCAGATCACGAAGGCATTGTCAGGACAATGACCTACAACCGCCCCTTCCACCTCACCACCGTAGACTTAGAAACCCGATAATCCGAACTTTGGTAACACCGGTGCACTTCCCATAAATCTTGAAAGACACCGAGGCTCGAAGCATGGAAACGCTTCGAGCCTCTGAAGGAATTGATTTCGTACGGATACTGTGGCGACAGGACATACGACCCCCGTTCTGGACTTTAGGGCTCTGCAATCAGATGTAGCGCTTTATCATCACCTCCTGATGCCCCGTGCTTTACGATGTCGAATCTCTTGCTCAACCTGGGTCAATCGCTGGCCTTCGTCCTGGCGCAAACTCTTCTCCTGACTCTGCGCCTGAGGCTTGCGCGCCTGCGCCAGTTCGGCCGCCATACGCTGCCGCTCGCCCCGCGCCAGCCCGGCCGACACCTGCTCAACCAGCACCGCTCGGCCCTGCGAGCGTGCCAG
The Azospirillum sp. TSA2s DNA segment above includes these coding regions:
- a CDS encoding ParA family protein produces the protein MAIIAVATTKGGSGKSTLAACLSAYWAESGVTVQTLDTDPNRNLLARLDGSGIPCLGVDEEAILMAVAAAAKEVEIVIVDVAGALARGMLYAVSAADIVLIPCRPDRNDVVEAVRTQEVIRQAEVMTRRSIPHSALLTQVNSRAQVTGQTRTQLDALGIPYFGVNMPARTAYQQASYTGAPLADTAVQKDIAAIAAAVTELMERGNA